A region from the Phycisphaerales bacterium genome encodes:
- a CDS encoding NUDIX hydrolase → MPTPDRVVLIRTYRPALDAWNWEFPAGTRGPDELYDDCARRELAEEIGAAAATLTEIARFHPGPGMTDELMKVYLATSITMGSQHLEPDEDIRPVEMSTHDLERMIDTADIIDAKTIAAWHITRRYLDRHRHDGPRATPGSVAP, encoded by the coding sequence ATGCCCACGCCCGATCGCGTGGTCCTCATACGCACGTATCGCCCCGCCCTTGACGCATGGAACTGGGAGTTCCCCGCAGGAACGCGTGGGCCCGACGAGCTCTACGACGACTGTGCCCGCCGAGAACTCGCGGAAGAAATCGGGGCCGCGGCCGCAACCCTCACCGAGATCGCCCGGTTCCATCCTGGTCCGGGGATGACCGATGAGTTGATGAAGGTCTATCTCGCCACCAGCATCACCATGGGGAGCCAGCACCTCGAGCCGGACGAGGACATCCGCCCCGTGGAGATGAGCACGCACGACCTCGAACGCATGATCGACACCGCCGACATCATCGACGCCAAGACGATCGCCGCGTGGCACATCACGCGCCGATACCTCGATCGTCATCGCCACGACGGCCCACGCGCCACGCCGGGGAGTGTCGCCCCATGA
- a CDS encoding rhomboid family intramembrane serine protease, whose product MTVWIIIVNAAVFFGSALLGPRAVDLSREYGAFSTHTFLKLEVWRLLSFQFLHADITHILFNMFGLWIFGAMVEEYLGRKKYLAFYLVCGICGGLMFLLLNLGGVLFTKAGLHPLPGLLVYKLQSPLIGASAGVFGVIIGAAYIRPNEQMQLLFPPVTLPLKWLAYGYVAIAAINLLTGSANAGGEAAHLGGALAGFIFVRNNHLLRDFFDIMEDSRKAPDSRSTSSRDPSRKGGLASSLKKLVGAKEITQQEVDAILDKIKEHGMGSLSDAEKNKLRKFNEQGGIKNG is encoded by the coding sequence ATGACCGTCTGGATCATCATCGTCAACGCCGCCGTCTTCTTCGGCTCCGCTCTCCTGGGACCACGGGCCGTCGATCTCTCCAGGGAATACGGCGCCTTCTCCACCCACACCTTCCTCAAACTCGAAGTCTGGCGCCTCCTCTCCTTTCAGTTCCTCCACGCCGACATCACCCACATCCTCTTCAATATGTTCGGCCTCTGGATCTTCGGGGCCATGGTCGAGGAATACCTTGGGCGAAAAAAATACCTCGCTTTCTACCTCGTCTGCGGTATCTGCGGCGGCCTGATGTTCCTCCTCCTCAATCTCGGAGGCGTCCTCTTCACCAAAGCCGGCTTGCACCCACTCCCCGGTCTCCTCGTCTACAAACTCCAGTCCCCCCTCATCGGCGCCTCCGCCGGCGTCTTTGGCGTCATCATCGGCGCCGCCTACATCCGACCCAATGAGCAGATGCAACTCCTCTTCCCGCCCGTCACCCTCCCCTTGAAGTGGCTCGCCTATGGCTACGTCGCCATCGCCGCCATCAATCTCCTCACAGGCTCCGCCAACGCCGGCGGCGAAGCGGCCCACCTCGGCGGCGCCCTCGCCGGGTTCATCTTCGTCCGCAACAACCACCTCCTCCGCGACTTCTTCGACATCATGGAGGACTCACGCAAAGCCCCAGACTCCCGCTCCACCTCCTCTCGCGATCCAAGCCGCAAAGGCGGCCTCGCCTCATCCCTCAAGAAACTCGTCGGCGCCAAGGAAATCACCCAGCAGGAAGTCGACGCCATCCTCGACAAGATCAAAGAACATGGCATGGGCAGCCTCTCCGACGCCGAGAAGAACAAACTCCGCAAGTTCAACGAGCAGGGCGGCATCAAAAACGGCTAA